The genomic region TTGAGCGATACTATAGCACATCTTAAACGTGGTGAAAAGGCCACCATTGTTTCTTTTAATGAGGAACAAGTACCTCTTAAACTTCTTGAAATGGGATGTTTACCAGGTAATATTGTGATGATGATGGAAAGTGCACCTTTTCAAGATCCTATCTATCTCAATATTAATGGTACTTTTTTAGCAATAAGACGTGAAACAGCTCAACAGATAATAGTGAAACGTCATGGGTAAATCAATTAATGTTTCACTTATAGGTAATCCTAATACTGGTAAGACATCATTATTTAATAGACTTACTGGTTTAAATCAAAAAGTAGGGAACTATCCCGGTATTACCGTAGAAAAAAAAGAAGGTATTTGTAAACTAGATCGTAGTTTAAAAGCTCATATTCTAGATTTGCCTGGTACATATAGTCTCAATACATCTAGTCTAGATGAAAGTGTAGTTGTAGAGACGCTGCTCAATAAAAATTCAAAAGACTATCCAGATGTGGCTGTGGTAGTTTCTGATATTGAAAACCTCAAACGTAATTTACTTCTGTTCACTCAGATTAAAGATCTAGAAATACCTACCATATTAGTGATTAATATGGCAGACCGTATGCAGCGTAAAGCTATTTCTTTGGATATTGCGTTAATGGAACAAGAGCTCAATACTAGAGTAGTATTAGTAAGTGCTAGAAAAAACATGGGTGTTGATAACCTTAAAAGAGCTATTTCAGAGTATAAAAATTTGAAATCAGTCCCATGTGTGAATGCCTCAAGTATAGATCCAGAGTATTTTGCCACCTTAAAAAAGGCTTATCCTAGACAATCCATATATAAATTATGGCTAGTGATTACTCAAGATGTCAACTTTGGTAAAATTGATAGGAATAGAGATCTTGAAGATTTAAAATCTAGCTCATTTGCTGTTAAGTCAGAAAGCGACTTAAAAAAAATGCAGCATAAAGAAACGGTAGTACGTTATCAATTTATCAATGCTCTATTGAATAAGGTTCTTAATGTAGATAAGTCACAAGCAAAAGATTTAAGAACAAGACTAGACCGTGTGTTACTTCACAAAGTATGGGGTTACCTTATTTTCTTTGTGATATTATTACTCATATTTCAAGCGATTTATGATTGGTCTACCTATCCTATGGATTGGATTGATACATTCTTTGCAAAGGCAAGTTCATGGGCTCAAACATCACTTCCAGAAGGACCTTTTACAGATCTTATTTCTGAAGGTATTATACCTGGATTAGGTGGGATTGTCATTTTTATACCTCAAATTGCCTTTTTGTTTTTATTCATTGCCATACTTGAAGAAAGTGGTTATATGAGTAGAGTGGTTTTTTTAATGGATCACATCATGAAAAAATTTGGGCTGAGTGGTAAAAGTGTAGTGCCATTAGTATCTGGTACTGCTTGTGCTATACCTGCAGTTATGGCAACACGCAATATTGAAGACTGGAAAGAACGCTTAATTACCATTCTGGTTGTACCATTTACTACCTGTTCTGCCAGGTTACCGGTTTATTTAATTATTATTGCTCTAGTTATTCCTGAGCAAGAGGTATGGTGGATTTTTAATTTACAGGGACTAACCCTTATGTTATTATATATGCTGGGCTTTGGCGCAGCAATTTTCTCTGCTTGGGTACTCAACAAAATATTACCTATTAAACGCAAAGCCTTTTTTGTGATGGAAATGCCTGCCTACAAATTACCTATGCTTAAAAACGTAGGAATAACGGTTTTAGAAAAGACAAAAAGTTTTGTGCTAGGTGCTGGAAAAATTATTATGGCGATATCTGTTATCTTATGGTTGTTAGCCAGTCATGGATTAGGTGAGCAGTTTACTAATGCAGAAGAAATAATTAAAGAGCAATATGCTGGTCAAAATTTATCAGATGAGGAATTAACTAATAAAATTGCAGCTCAAGAATTAGAACATAGTTTTATAGGTTATATAGGTAAAGGAATAGAGCCAGCCGTAAGGCCATTAGGCTATGACTGGAAAATAGGTATCGCTATTGTAAGCTCATTTGCTGCAAGAGAGGTTTTTGTGGGAACGCTTGCAACCATTTATAGTGTAGGTAGTGATGAAGAAGAAACAATCAAAAATCGTATGAGAGCAGAGGTAAACCCTATATTAGGTGGACCTTTGTTTAATTTTGCTAGTGGTATTTCTTTATTGCTTTTTTATGCATTTGCTATGCAATGTATGAGTACCCTAGCGATAGTTAAACGTGAAACTAATAGCTGGAAATGGCCTGCCATACAGTTTTCAGCAATGACGGTGATTGCTTATTTTGCGGCACTCGCAGCATATCAAATTCTCAAATAATGGAATTATTACAATATATTTTGGTAGCTGTAGTTGTTTTAGTGGCACTGGTCTGGTTATTTAGAAAATCATTATTTCCCTCTAAGAAAACTAGTGGATGTGGTGATGGTAACTGTGGATGTCATTAATTAAACAGTAATAGAAATAAAAAAGCCCTTTCAATTTGAAAGGGCTTTTGAATACAAAAAAATATGACTTTATTACTGTACAACTCTTACGTTTACAGCATTCATTCCTTTTTTTCCTTCTTTTTCTTCATACTCAACGCGATCACCTTCTCTTATCTCATCGATAAGTCCAGTTACATGCACGAAGCATTCGTTTTGTGATCCTTCTTCAACGATAAATCCAAATCCTTTAGACTCGTTGAAAAACTTTACAGTACCTTCTTTCATTGTAATAAAATGTAATAATTAATATTAACAAAGGTATAGGGATTATTATTTCTAAATTGTTAATACTCAGATTATTTTAATTTTTTGAGTATTTATAGGAGTTCACAGGCTATTTAGGCGTGCCTTTTAAATAAATATGACTGCCTTTTATAGATCTATCGTACATAATAATACTGCCAGCCACCGCGACATTTAAGCTTTTAGGAGTGTTAAACTTTATTAAATGATGGGACTTTTCAATAGCTTCGTTAGTAAGTCCGTGATCTTCAGCACCTAGAAGGTAAACACAATTACGTGGATGCTTAAATTCTTGAAGATCTATTGCTCTTTCATCCAGCTCGACACCTATAATCATAGCACCTTTAGGTAGGTGTTCATAAAAATCTTCAAATGTATCATAATGAAAGTAAGGCATAGCTTTTACAATATCATGTGTATCACAAGCCTGTTTTGCATATCTTTTTCCGACTGTAAATACAAAACTAGCGCCTAGGTTTTGAGCACTACGCCATAAGACACCTAGGTTTTCAGGTGTTTTTCCGTGCTGTATGCCTATGCCGAAGTAACCTGGTTCTAATTGGTCTATTTTCATATATCGATTATTTTACAGTGGTTGTGGCTTCTATTAAATACATAGCAAGACGTAATTTTCCATAGCTATGTTTTCCATTGAATTTTTCAAATATGGGCTTGAGAGCATTCTCTTTCTCATAGCTTTCATAAAATGGTTCAATCTCTGCAATTTCATCTGGTGAAATATGTGCCTCTAGATTTACATCTTTATGACTTACATATCGTTTCCCTAGATGAGATAGTATCGTGTCTATTTTAAGTGCTCTTATTTCAGATATTTCTTCAAGCGTTTTTCCTGCCCAGTATAACTTTACACTTTCCATAACGGTATCCTTTTTAGGTCCGCTCTTTTTTTTCTTTTTGGGTTTTGAAATAACGACACGGTATATAAAATCGCCCTCGCGCATCATTTTAAAACCTTGTGTGAATTTTAAAAATGACTCTCCATAGGTATCTAACTTGTGTTTTCCGACACCAGTAATATCTTCAAACTCATCAATTGTTAGTGGAATTCTAGCGGCGATGTCTTTTAATGTGGCGTCACTAAAAACCATGTAAGGTGCCAGGTTCTCTTGAGAAGCTATTTGCGTTCTTAATTTGCGTAAACCAGCATACAGATCTTTGTTTATCTCGCTAGGTAAGGACTCTTGTACTGCTTTTGCATTTCTAGCAGCAAGCTCTTCAGGTTTAGGTATAACAGCTAGTTTTACTGCTTGTTTATCAAAAAGTACTGCTTTTGCCTGTGGTGTTAATTTAAGGTGGTTAGATTCATGAAAAGCGATCTCTAGCAATCCTTGATTAATCATTTGTATAATATATTGTTGCCAGTTATTCCATGAGATATCACGTCCAGCGCCATACGTTTTTATAGATTGAAAACCACTATCGATAACACTTGCATTTTGTGCACCGCGCAATACATCTATTAATAAGTTGAGTGATGCTCTTTCTTTCATTCTATAAACAGCACTTAATGCTTTTTGAGCTATAAGTGTCGCATCAAAGAAGTCTGGTTTATTGAGACATACATCACAGTTACCACAATCTTTTTCTAGATATTCATTAAAATAAGATAATAACATGCGACGGCGACAGGTGAGTGCCTCAGCAAACTGTTTCATACGTTCCAGTTTAGCAATTTGCACTTCACTATTACCACTATCTCCTGCAAAATTGCGCAGTTGAATCACGTCTGCATAGCTATGGAATAGTAGGGCATGAGCATCAATACCATCGCGCCCTGCACGACCGATTTCTTGATAATATCCTTCAATGTTTTTAGGCATATTATAATGAATCACAAATCGCACATTAGATTTGTCTATTCCCATACCGAATGCAATCGTAGCACAAACTATTTTTAATTCATCTTTAATGAATTGTTCTTGTACGCTTTCGCGGAAGCGGTGTTCTAACCCAGCATGGTAAGCAGCAGCAGAAAAACCTAGATTGGACAGCTTATCTGCTAGTTTTTCACATGATTTTCTACTTAAACAGTAAATGATACCAGAGTCGTCTTTATACTTTTTGAGAAAACGACGAACTTGAGCTAACCGGTCATTACCAGGTCGTACTTCTAGAGTTAAATTAGGTCTATCAAAGGATGCTACATATTCTTGTGCATGAGAAATAGCAAGCTGCTCCTTAATATCAGCACGTGTGGCACGATCTGCGGTGGCAGTTAATGCAATTAAGCTAGCCTGTGGAAACGATTTTTTAAGATAGGCCAGTTGTGTGTATGCTGGTCTAAAATCATGTCCCCATGTGGATATACAATGTGCCTCATCTATCGCAATTAAAGAGACGTCTGTAGGCTTTAAATGTTGTAGTAAAAGCTGGATACTTTCTGGTGCTACATAAAGTAATTTTAGTTGATTCTCTTTTAATAATTGAAGCATCTCTTGCTGCTCTGTACCTACTTGTGAACTGTTAAAATAACCAGCCGTAATGCCATTAGCTCTTAGAGAATCAACTTGATCCTTCATTAAAGCAATAAGTGGAGAAATGACTAAAGTAATTCTATCTAGCATTAAAGACGGAAGCTGAAAACACATGGATTTACCGCCACCAGTAGGCATGACAACCATAAGGTCTTGATGCGCGAGAACATCATCAATAATTTGCTCTTGTAATGGACGGAAACTATCGTAACCGAAATGCTTTTTAAGTAATTCGTGTTTATTCATTAAAATTAGTTTGTATGGCTTATAAAATCTTAAAAGACAAATTTATTCTATTTTAGCAAAGCATACAATTAGACAAATGTTGAAAATGAAACGATTACTAGCATTCTTATTGGTTTTAAGTGCAGGATTGTGTGAGGCACAAGATCTCAATAACTTTAAATATGTTATTGTGGAGAATCAATATGATTTCCAACAAGAACCCAATGAATATCGACTTAATGAGATGATGGTTTTTGAAATTAAAAAACGTGGCTTACATGCATTCAGAAACAGCGATGTTTTACCAAAAGATTTGAATATAGGAACTTGTAACGCTTTAAACTTACGTGTAATTGTGTCTAGAGGTTTACGAGTAAAAATGACTTATGAATTTGTGAATTGCACGGGTGAAGTAGTCTATACGACTCAAGAAGGTATAGGAAGAACTAAAAATTATGAAAAAGCTTATCGTGAGGCACTTAGAGATGCGATGAAATCGCTGGATGAGGTAGATTATACATATGAGAAACCTGAGTATATCAAAATAGTTCAAGGTGCTCCTGTGGACAGTGTGCGAACTAGATCTGGACGTCCTGGTCAAAGAGATTTAAAAAAAGAAAAGATTATTCTTTCTGATAACCAACAGATTGGAACAGTTCTTACAATTTCAATGAGTTCAAAAGATGGTCTTTTTACCCTAAAATTTGAAGATGAAAAAATCAACATTTTTAAAAACAACAACCTGATAGGTACTCTTAAGAAGAGTCAATCAGGTTGTTATCTTGCTATTACCACAGAGTTTACCGGAATAGGTTATGAAAAGGATGGTGGTTTTATCATTGAATATGATAAAAATGGCACTCAGTTTTTAATCTTTAATAAATAAATTCACTTATCACTTGTTTTTCATAAGGCCAGACTTTAGTCTGTACTTATTAGATGTATTAAACATGTTTCCCTACTTCAAAACCGTGTTTTCCTAGATATTGATTACCGCTATCTATAGCATCTTGTTCTAGAGTTGTTCCCATAGAGTCATTCCATCTATTTAAATAACCGAATAAAGAAATTACACCTAGCATTTCTACAATCTCTCCTTCATCCCAATATTGGTGTAATCGATCTTGTATGTCTTGATTTACGGCATTAGGCACTTGACTAGCGGCTAGCGAAAAATCTAGCGCAGCACGTTCAGCATCATTAAAAGCTGCATGCGTGCGGTATTCCCAGATGTTATCCAGTTGTTCTTGCTCTGCTCCATAACGTTCTGCAGCTCTTATCGCGTGCGCTTGACAATATCTACAACCAGTTGCATTACTAGAAACCCAAGCAATCATGCGTTTTAAAGCGCTGGTGACACGACCTTCATTTGCCATCACGGCTTTATTAAGATTGATAAATGCTTTTGAAATGGCTGGCCTGCGTTGCATGGTTAGTACAGAATTAGGGCAAAAACCTAGTGTTTCATTAAAAAAAGCAGCTAGTTCACGTGTTTCTGGATCATGACTGGCGTCTAATGGAGTTACTAATGGCATATTAAAAGTTGTAAGTTCTAGGGCAAGTTAATAATTATCTATCACAGATATTGTGATACTAAGAACCAAATCATATTTTGGTCATACATTTGAATTTATGCGCTGGACTTTAAAACCTCAACCCGATAAAGAACGACAGGAGAAACTGGCTCAAGAGCTAGGTATAGACTCTTTTCTTGCTGGTTTGCTTGTGCAGCGTGGTGTGGACGCTTTCGCGAAAGCGAAATCCTTTTTCAGACCAGATCTTAATGAATTACATGATCCTTTTTTAATGAAGGATATGGATGTGGCTGTAAAACGCATCCAAAAAGCCATAGGGAATAATGAGAATATATTAGTTTATGGGGATTATGACGTTGACGGAACTACTAGTGTTGCATTAATGTCTACCTTTTTATTGAGTTTTTATGATCGAGTAGCTACTTACATACCAGATCGATATGGTGAAGGTTATGGAGTGAGTTATCAAGGAATAGATTATGCTGCAGATAATGATTTTTCTCTAATTATAGCATTGGATTGTGGTGTGAAAGCTATTGATAAGGTTGCATATGCAAGTGAAAAAGGCATTGATTTTATAATTTGTGACCATCATAGACCAGGAAGGCAGTTGCCAGCTGCTGTTGCCGTACTAGATCCTAAACGTGATGATTGTTCTTATCCGTTTGATGAGTTATGTGGTTGCGGTGTAGGATTTAAATTATGTCAAGCGCTGGTCGAGGCAAATGACTGGGATTTTGATATTTTAATTCCTTATTTAGACCTAGTCGCTACTGCGATAGGTGCAGATATAGTTCCTATAATTGATGAAAATAGAATATTAGCTTATCATGGATTAAACGTGATTAATACCAGTCCGCGTGCTGGTTTTAAAGCGATTATCCATCAGTTAAAAAAGGATGTTTTAACTATCACAGATGTTGTTTTTATTATAGCGCCACGTATTAATGCCGCAGGTAGGATGAAGCATGCCTTACATGCCGTAGAGTTAATGGTGACTGACGATTTTAAAGAAGCACAACGGATTGCCGCAGAAATCGAAGAATATAATGCAGATAGGCGAGAGGCAGACCAATCGATAACAGAAGAGGCAAAACAACAAATTATTAATAATAAAGAGGAAGAACTTTTTACCACTGTAGTCTATAAGGAAGACTGGCACAAAGGTGTAATAGGAATAGTTGCATCTCGATTAATTGAAGTCTATTATAGACCTACTTTAGTCTTTACAAAAAGTGGAGAGTATCTAGCAGCTAGTGCACGTAGTGTAAGCGGTTTTGATGTGTATAATGCGCTTGAGCAATGTAGTGAGTTTATAGAGCAGTTTGGCGGTCATAAATATGCTGCCGGATTAACATTAAAACCTGAAAATTATCCTTCTTTTAAGGCTCGTTTTGAAGAGGTAGTTTGTGCTACTATTGAAAAGCAACACCTGACACCAGAAATAAAAATTGATGCGGTATTACCACTAGAAAACATAACACCAAAATTTTATCGCATTTTACAACAAATGGCACCATATGGACCAAGTAATATGCGACCTGTTTTTATGACTGAAAAGGTTATGGACACAGGTTATGGTAAGTGCGTAGGCAAATCAGAAGATCATTTAAAGATCAAAGTGGTAAAAAAGCAAAATGATAGACATGCTATTGATGCTATAGGTTTTAATCTGGGTAAAAAGAGTGACCTTATTAAAAACAAAGACAAATTTGATATTGCTTATACCATTAGTGAGAACGAATGGAATGGTAATGTTACCTTACAATTAATGCTTAAAGATATTAAAGCTTAATAATTGAGCATGTCTACAAGGTGATCTAATCTTAAAGGCTTTTTGTTTAAAGAGTAAAGAGGTGCTGTTTCAGCAAATTTCTTAAGATCTTTTTCTGAGTATTTTTCACTAGTCATGTGAAATTTTAAATTGAGTTTTCCTTTTTGTTCTTTAATTTTATTAGAAACTTTTTAATTAATTTCCATCCATTTACAGCGTTAGTTTTATTCTCTGTAATGATATGAATAGAATCAGTTGAATCACTTTTATCCAGTTCTTCTAAACTTTTTAAAGCCTCTTTATTATTTGAAAAAACATGAATATCTTTTGATAATTCATTTAACTCTAGCATGGTTTTGATTACGTAAGAGTCGATAGGATTATCATCTATGATCCAAATTTTAGAAGTCTTCATAATATTTTATTTTCAGAGATCTAAAGTTCCGATTTATTAATCGATGTGACTATAAATATACTAGTGTTAGGTTGTCAATCGTTTAAAGGTTATAATTATTGATGAACTGTAGGAATAAGTTCGGTTCTTTATTAAAGCTAGAATTATATTTTAATGGTAAAAGTGCTGCCTACGCCTACTTCACTTTTAACTGATATAGTGCCACCCATTGCTTCTATTTGATTTTTAGTCATGAATAGTCCTAATCCATTAGCGTTTTCATGATCATGAAAAGTTTTATACATTCCAAAAATCTTTTCTCGATGTCTGGTCAGGTCTATCCCTAATCCGTTGTCAGTTACACTAATCGTACAGCCATTTGTATCTTGAATAGCAGATATGCCTATAGTTAAAGGCTTTTTTACATTTCTATATTTTATACTATTAGTAATAAGGTTAGTTAAGGCGCTTTCTAGATATGCTGGGAAAGCTTCAATTTTTAAGTTGTCTTCTATATCTAAGGTCACAGTGTAATCACTATTTAACAGCTCGAGAGAGATACTACTTAATACTTTTTGCACAAAGCTATACAACGATATGGAGTCAAAATTAATATGAGTAGTTTGAATAGAAACTACTTGATTAAGGTCCTCAATAGTTTTATTAAGATTATCGCTAGAATCATTAAGCATTGCTATGATTTTAGATCTTACCTCTGAATCTTCATTTTCTAAGTAGAAATTAATAAGACCTTTAAAGTTGCTAGAGTGTGATCTTAAATTATGAGATACGATATAAGCAAAGTTTAAAAGACGATCATTCTTATGCATGATTTCGTCTACAAAAACTTTACGTTCTTGTGTAGCTTGTTTTTCCTTAGTAACATCAATGATTTGTATTACTAAGTTTTCTGGCTCACCGTATTCATCTTCTAGAACATTACAAATTGTTTGAGTGTACATAATAGTGCCATCAGGACCTATAAATTTAATAGGTTGCTTGATGTGATCTCTCTTGCGATTTAGTAATTTTTGCAACTTATCAAACCATATGCAAAAGTCTTTCTTATCAATAAGTTCTTCAAAAGAGGAATTTAAAAGGTTTGCATTTTTTAGTTTAGAGATTGAAACTAGTGCATTATTTACATCTAGTAACTGTAAGGTAGTAGCGTCCATGATAGCAACACCAACTTTTGAATTTCTAAACAATTTCTGAAACTTCTCTGAATTCAGTTTAGACTGGTGCTCTCTTTTTTTACGCTCACTTATATCTTCAAAAGTTCCATATTGTCTATGAC from Nonlabens arenilitoris harbors:
- the feoB gene encoding ferrous iron transport protein B — translated: MGKSINVSLIGNPNTGKTSLFNRLTGLNQKVGNYPGITVEKKEGICKLDRSLKAHILDLPGTYSLNTSSLDESVVVETLLNKNSKDYPDVAVVVSDIENLKRNLLLFTQIKDLEIPTILVINMADRMQRKAISLDIALMEQELNTRVVLVSARKNMGVDNLKRAISEYKNLKSVPCVNASSIDPEYFATLKKAYPRQSIYKLWLVITQDVNFGKIDRNRDLEDLKSSSFAVKSESDLKKMQHKETVVRYQFINALLNKVLNVDKSQAKDLRTRLDRVLLHKVWGYLIFFVILLLIFQAIYDWSTYPMDWIDTFFAKASSWAQTSLPEGPFTDLISEGIIPGLGGIVIFIPQIAFLFLFIAILEESGYMSRVVFLMDHIMKKFGLSGKSVVPLVSGTACAIPAVMATRNIEDWKERLITILVVPFTTCSARLPVYLIIIALVIPEQEVWWIFNLQGLTLMLLYMLGFGAAIFSAWVLNKILPIKRKAFFVMEMPAYKLPMLKNVGITVLEKTKSFVLGAGKIIMAISVILWLLASHGLGEQFTNAEEIIKEQYAGQNLSDEELTNKIAAQELEHSFIGYIGKGIEPAVRPLGYDWKIGIAIVSSFAAREVFVGTLATIYSVGSDEEETIKNRMRAEVNPILGGPLFNFASGISLLLFYAFAMQCMSTLAIVKRETNSWKWPAIQFSAMTVIAYFAALAAYQILK
- a CDS encoding response regulator, whose translation is MKTSKIWIIDDNPIDSYVIKTMLELNELSKDIHVFSNNKEALKSLEELDKSDSTDSIHIITENKTNAVNGWKLIKKFLIKLKNKKENSI
- a CDS encoding RNA methyltransferase; the protein is MKIDQLEPGYFGIGIQHGKTPENLGVLWRSAQNLGASFVFTVGKRYAKQACDTHDIVKAMPYFHYDTFEDFYEHLPKGAMIIGVELDERAIDLQEFKHPRNCVYLLGAEDHGLTNEAIEKSHHLIKFNTPKSLNVAVAGSIIMYDRSIKGSHIYLKGTPK
- the recQ gene encoding DNA helicase RecQ, coding for MNKHELLKKHFGYDSFRPLQEQIIDDVLAHQDLMVVMPTGGGKSMCFQLPSLMLDRITLVISPLIALMKDQVDSLRANGITAGYFNSSQVGTEQQEMLQLLKENQLKLLYVAPESIQLLLQHLKPTDVSLIAIDEAHCISTWGHDFRPAYTQLAYLKKSFPQASLIALTATADRATRADIKEQLAISHAQEYVASFDRPNLTLEVRPGNDRLAQVRRFLKKYKDDSGIIYCLSRKSCEKLADKLSNLGFSAAAYHAGLEHRFRESVQEQFIKDELKIVCATIAFGMGIDKSNVRFVIHYNMPKNIEGYYQEIGRAGRDGIDAHALLFHSYADVIQLRNFAGDSGNSEVQIAKLERMKQFAEALTCRRRMLLSYFNEYLEKDCGNCDVCLNKPDFFDATLIAQKALSAVYRMKERASLNLLIDVLRGAQNASVIDSGFQSIKTYGAGRDISWNNWQQYIIQMINQGLLEIAFHESNHLKLTPQAKAVLFDKQAVKLAVIPKPEELAARNAKAVQESLPSEINKDLYAGLRKLRTQIASQENLAPYMVFSDATLKDIAARIPLTIDEFEDITGVGKHKLDTYGESFLKFTQGFKMMREGDFIYRVVISKPKKKKKSGPKKDTVMESVKLYWAGKTLEEISEIRALKIDTILSHLGKRYVSHKDVNLEAHISPDEIAEIEPFYESYEKENALKPIFEKFNGKHSYGKLRLAMYLIEATTTVK
- a CDS encoding cold-shock protein; translation: MKEGTVKFFNESKGFGFIVEEGSQNECFVHVTGLIDEIREGDRVEYEEKEGKKGMNAVNVRVVQ
- a CDS encoding carboxymuconolactone decarboxylase family protein; this translates as MPLVTPLDASHDPETRELAAFFNETLGFCPNSVLTMQRRPAISKAFINLNKAVMANEGRVTSALKRMIAWVSSNATGCRYCQAHAIRAAERYGAEQEQLDNIWEYRTHAAFNDAERAALDFSLAASQVPNAVNQDIQDRLHQYWDEGEIVEMLGVISLFGYLNRWNDSMGTTLEQDAIDSGNQYLGKHGFEVGKHV
- a CDS encoding PAS domain-containing sensor histidine kinase; protein product: MAHKYITNISDQINILIQAPIAVAFLDNNLRYVAHSAKWCEDYKLQYTDIKGMYHYDLFPEISQEWKEKHQRVLKGAEESCDEELFIRKDGTEQWLKWSVKPWYNYDNEIAGMIIVSEDITSQVILRKRDQLDYRILLSACTKANIGTWHYNNINSELYWSSATKKLHELPEDYQPDASTAILFYKEGESRNKITQAFINSLTKNESYDLELELITAKGNSIWVRAIGQSDFVDGVCHRQYGTFEDISERKKREHQSKLNSEKFQKLFRNSKVGVAIMDATTLQLLDVNNALVSISKLKNANLLNSSFEELIDKKDFCIWFDKLQKLLNRKRDHIKQPIKFIGPDGTIMYTQTICNVLEDEYGEPENLVIQIIDVTKEKQATQERKVFVDEIMHKNDRLLNFAYIVSHNLRSHSSNFKGLINFYLENEDSEVRSKIIAMLNDSSDNLNKTIEDLNQVVSIQTTHINFDSISLYSFVQKVLSSISLELLNSDYTVTLDIEDNLKIEAFPAYLESALTNLITNSIKYRNVKKPLTIGISAIQDTNGCTISVTDNGLGIDLTRHREKIFGMYKTFHDHENANGLGLFMTKNQIEAMGGTISVKSEVGVGSTFTIKI
- the recJ gene encoding single-stranded-DNA-specific exonuclease RecJ — encoded protein: MRWTLKPQPDKERQEKLAQELGIDSFLAGLLVQRGVDAFAKAKSFFRPDLNELHDPFLMKDMDVAVKRIQKAIGNNENILVYGDYDVDGTTSVALMSTFLLSFYDRVATYIPDRYGEGYGVSYQGIDYAADNDFSLIIALDCGVKAIDKVAYASEKGIDFIICDHHRPGRQLPAAVAVLDPKRDDCSYPFDELCGCGVGFKLCQALVEANDWDFDILIPYLDLVATAIGADIVPIIDENRILAYHGLNVINTSPRAGFKAIIHQLKKDVLTITDVVFIIAPRINAAGRMKHALHAVELMVTDDFKEAQRIAAEIEEYNADRREADQSITEEAKQQIINNKEEELFTTVVYKEDWHKGVIGIVASRLIEVYYRPTLVFTKSGEYLAASARSVSGFDVYNALEQCSEFIEQFGGHKYAAGLTLKPENYPSFKARFEEVVCATIEKQHLTPEIKIDAVLPLENITPKFYRILQQMAPYGPSNMRPVFMTEKVMDTGYGKCVGKSEDHLKIKVVKKQNDRHAIDAIGFNLGKKSDLIKNKDKFDIAYTISENEWNGNVTLQLMLKDIKA
- a CDS encoding FeoA family protein, which gives rise to MSDTIAHLKRGEKATIVSFNEEQVPLKLLEMGCLPGNIVMMMESAPFQDPIYLNINGTFLAIRRETAQQIIVKRHG